A region from the Desulfuromonadales bacterium genome encodes:
- the tgt gene encoding tRNA guanosine(34) transglycosylase Tgt: MFRFDLLCTDPATAARRGRLTTPHGVIETPIFMPVGTHAAMKAMTPAQVGETGAQIILSNTYHLHLKPGEGLIQKAGGLHRFMNWEKPILTDSGGFQVFSLPKKKITETGVFFRHEVTGEEIFLGPREATAIQNALGADIIMAFDECIPYPSTHDYAARSIKKTLRWAEECLKSHGRPDQALFGIVQGSVYEDLRRECARELTALDLPGYAIGGVSVGEGLELLKKVVDYTAPFLPADKPRYLMGVGLPEDILESIERGMDMFDCVIPTRYARSATLFTSRGKLRLTHRRYRRDFFPVDAACDCYCCRNFTRAYLHHLYNANEILSAILAAIHNVRFYLGMMEGARRAIEAGDFRAYKEEFLGRYGFGKEEE; the protein is encoded by the coding sequence ATGTTCCGATTCGACCTGCTCTGCACCGACCCCGCCACCGCGGCCCGCCGCGGGCGCCTCACCACTCCGCACGGTGTCATCGAAACACCTATTTTCATGCCGGTCGGCACCCACGCGGCGATGAAGGCGATGACCCCGGCGCAAGTCGGGGAGACCGGTGCCCAGATCATTCTTTCAAACACCTACCACTTGCATCTCAAGCCGGGCGAGGGCCTGATCCAGAAAGCAGGCGGCCTGCACCGCTTCATGAACTGGGAGAAGCCGATCCTCACCGACAGCGGCGGTTTCCAGGTCTTCTCCCTGCCGAAGAAGAAAATCACCGAAACGGGGGTCTTTTTCCGTCACGAGGTGACCGGTGAAGAAATATTTCTTGGCCCGCGCGAAGCAACGGCCATCCAGAACGCCCTCGGCGCCGACATCATCATGGCCTTCGACGAGTGCATCCCCTACCCTTCGACCCACGATTACGCGGCCAGGTCGATCAAGAAGACCCTGCGCTGGGCCGAGGAGTGCCTGAAAAGCCACGGCCGCCCGGACCAGGCCCTGTTCGGCATCGTCCAGGGGAGCGTCTACGAGGATCTGCGTCGCGAGTGTGCCCGGGAGCTGACGGCACTCGATCTCCCCGGCTACGCCATAGGCGGGGTGAGCGTCGGCGAGGGGCTTGAGCTGCTGAAGAAGGTGGTCGACTATACCGCCCCTTTCCTGCCGGCCGACAAACCCCGTTACCTCATGGGCGTGGGGCTGCCCGAAGACATTCTGGAAAGCATCGAGCGCGGGATGGACATGTTCGACTGCGTCATCCCGACCCGCTACGCCCGCAGCGCCACCCTCTTCACCAGCCGCGGCAAGCTGCGTCTCACCCACCGCCGCTATCGGCGCGACTTTTTCCCGGTTGATGCCGCCTGCGACTGCTACTGCTGCCGCAACTTCACCCGCGCTTACCTGCACCACCTCTACAACGCCAATGAGATTCTCTCGGCGATCCTGGCGGCGATTCACAACGTTCGCTTCTACCTGGGCATGATGGAGGGGGCACGGCGGGCTATCGAGGCTGGGGACTTCAGAGCGTACAAGGAGGAATTCCTCGGCCGCTACGGTTTTGGCAAGGAAGAGGAATAA